One genomic region from Muriicola soli encodes:
- the rpoB gene encoding DNA-directed RNA polymerase subunit beta: protein MFTKQTERISFASAKNIPDYPDFLDIQIKSFQDFFQLETKSDERGNEGLYNTFMENFPITDTRNQFVLEFLDYFIDPPRYSIQECIERGLTYSVPLKARLKLYCTDPEHEDFETIVQDVYLGTIPYMTPSGTFVINGAERVVVSQLHRSPGVFFGQSFHANGTKLYSARVIPFKGSWIEFATDINSVMYAYIDRKKKLPVTTLFRAIGFERDKDILEIFDLSEEIKVSKTGLTKVLGRKLAARVLNTWHEDFVDEDTGEVVSIERNEIILDRDTILEKDHIQQIMDADVKTILLHKENNAQSDYAIIHNTLQKDPTNSEKEAVEHIYRQLRNAEPPDEETARGIIDKLFFSDQRYNLGEVGRYRMNKKLGLDIGMDKQVLTKEDIITIIKYLIELINSKAEIDDIDHLSNRRVRTVGEQLSSQFGVGLARMARTIRERMNVRDNEVFTPIDLINAKTLSSVINSFFGTNQLSQFMDQTNPLAEITHKRRLSALGPGGLSRERAGFEVRDVHYTHYGRLCPIETPEGPNIGLISSLSVFAKVNSMGFLETPYRKVAKGKVDTKEFIYLSAEEEEGMKIAQANIPLKKDGTIDREKVIAREEGDFPVVDPSEVNYTDVAPNQIASISASLIPFLEHDDANRALMGSNMMRQAVPLLKPQSPIVGTGLERQVASDSRVLINAEGDGVIEYVDSKKITIKYNRSEEERMVSFEEDSKTYELVKFRKTNQGTSINLKPIVRKGDKVKKGQVLCEGYATESGELALGRNLKVAFMPWKGYNFEDAIVISEKVVREDIFTSIHIDEYSLEVRDTKLGAEELTNDIPNVSEEATKDLDEYGMIRIGAEVKPGDILIGKITPKGESDPTPEEKLLRAIFGDKAGDVKDASLKASPSLRGVVIDKKLFSRSIKDKRKRSEDKEAINALELEYEVKFQELKDVLVEKLFKMINGKTSQGVANDLGEEVLPKGKKYTMKMLNAVDDFAHLVSGSWTTDKATNAMVADLLHNYKIKLNDLQGNLRRDKFTISVGDELPAGIMKLAKVYIAKKRKLKVGDKMAGRHGNKGIVARIVRQEDMPFLEDGTPVDIVLNPLGVPSRMNIGQIYETVLGWAGQKLDKKFATPIFDGATIEEIDNLTEEAGVPQFGHTYLYDGGTGERFDQAATVGVIYMLKLGHMVDDKMHARSIGPYSLITQQPLGGKAQFGGQRFGEMEVWALQAYGASATLREILTVKSDDVIGRAKTYESIVKGETMPEPGLPESFNVLMHELKGLGLDIRLEE from the coding sequence ATGTTCACAAAACAAACTGAAAGAATAAGTTTCGCATCCGCTAAGAACATACCGGACTACCCGGATTTCTTGGACATTCAGATTAAGTCATTTCAAGATTTTTTTCAGCTTGAAACAAAATCTGACGAGAGGGGCAATGAAGGCTTGTACAACACCTTCATGGAAAACTTTCCCATTACAGATACGAGGAACCAATTTGTCTTGGAGTTCCTAGATTATTTTATAGATCCGCCGAGGTACTCCATTCAGGAGTGTATCGAGCGCGGACTCACCTACAGCGTGCCATTAAAGGCAAGGCTCAAGCTCTATTGTACAGATCCGGAACACGAGGATTTTGAAACCATCGTTCAGGATGTTTACCTGGGGACTATTCCATACATGACCCCCAGCGGAACCTTTGTGATCAACGGAGCCGAGCGTGTTGTTGTTTCTCAGCTGCACCGTTCTCCGGGTGTCTTCTTTGGGCAGTCATTCCACGCCAATGGAACCAAATTATATTCAGCCAGAGTAATTCCGTTCAAGGGATCCTGGATTGAATTCGCGACAGATATCAACAGCGTAATGTACGCTTATATCGACCGTAAGAAAAAGTTACCCGTAACCACATTATTCCGGGCAATTGGCTTTGAAAGAGACAAGGATATCCTTGAGATCTTCGACCTTTCAGAGGAAATCAAAGTTTCAAAAACCGGACTTACCAAAGTATTGGGAAGAAAACTAGCTGCCAGGGTACTCAATACCTGGCACGAGGATTTTGTGGATGAAGATACCGGGGAAGTTGTCTCTATTGAAAGAAACGAGATCATCCTTGATCGGGATACCATATTAGAAAAAGATCACATCCAGCAAATTATGGACGCTGATGTGAAAACCATTCTTTTACACAAGGAGAATAATGCGCAGAGCGATTACGCCATTATTCACAACACCTTGCAAAAAGATCCTACAAACTCAGAAAAGGAAGCTGTTGAGCACATCTATCGTCAGCTCAGAAATGCCGAACCGCCGGATGAAGAAACGGCCAGAGGTATTATCGACAAATTGTTCTTCTCAGACCAGCGATACAATCTTGGAGAGGTAGGACGTTACAGAATGAACAAAAAACTCGGTCTTGATATCGGGATGGACAAGCAGGTCCTTACCAAAGAAGATATCATTACCATCATCAAGTACCTTATAGAACTGATCAATTCCAAGGCGGAGATCGATGATATCGATCACTTGTCCAACAGAAGGGTAAGAACAGTTGGAGAACAACTTTCTTCTCAGTTTGGTGTAGGTCTGGCTCGAATGGCCAGAACCATCAGGGAAAGAATGAACGTAAGGGACAACGAGGTATTTACTCCTATAGATTTGATCAATGCGAAGACACTCTCTTCTGTGATCAACTCGTTCTTTGGGACCAACCAGTTGTCTCAATTTATGGATCAAACCAACCCGCTGGCAGAGATCACTCACAAGAGGAGGTTATCTGCACTCGGGCCAGGTGGACTATCAAGGGAAAGAGCAGGTTTTGAGGTAAGGGACGTACACTATACGCATTACGGCCGACTGTGTCCTATTGAAACACCTGAAGGACCGAATATCGGACTAATTTCTTCCTTATCTGTTTTCGCTAAAGTCAATTCAATGGGCTTCCTGGAAACCCCATACCGTAAGGTGGCTAAAGGAAAGGTTGATACCAAGGAATTTATATACCTCAGTGCGGAAGAAGAAGAAGGAATGAAGATCGCTCAGGCAAACATTCCTCTTAAGAAAGACGGAACTATTGACCGTGAAAAGGTCATTGCCCGTGAAGAAGGAGATTTTCCTGTGGTTGATCCGTCAGAAGTAAATTACACAGACGTTGCACCTAACCAGATTGCCTCTATTTCGGCATCGCTTATTCCTTTCCTGGAACACGATGATGCAAACAGGGCTTTGATGGGATCAAACATGATGCGTCAGGCTGTACCGCTTTTAAAACCGCAATCACCTATTGTGGGAACCGGACTTGAAAGGCAGGTAGCGTCAGACTCAAGGGTTTTGATCAATGCAGAAGGTGACGGGGTAATTGAATATGTGGATTCTAAAAAGATCACCATCAAATACAACCGTTCCGAAGAGGAGCGCATGGTAAGCTTTGAAGAAGATTCCAAGACCTACGAGTTGGTTAAGTTTAGAAAAACCAACCAGGGAACCAGTATTAACCTCAAGCCTATCGTCAGGAAAGGTGACAAGGTGAAAAAAGGGCAGGTCCTCTGTGAAGGATACGCTACCGAAAGTGGTGAATTGGCGCTTGGAAGAAACCTGAAAGTGGCTTTTATGCCCTGGAAGGGATACAATTTTGAGGATGCGATCGTAATCTCTGAGAAGGTGGTGCGCGAAGATATCTTCACCTCCATCCATATCGATGAATACTCGCTGGAAGTAAGGGATACCAAACTGGGTGCTGAAGAGCTAACCAACGACATTCCCAACGTTTCAGAAGAAGCTACCAAGGACCTCGATGAATACGGAATGATTCGTATTGGTGCAGAGGTAAAACCTGGCGATATTCTAATCGGAAAGATCACTCCAAAAGGAGAATCCGATCCTACCCCGGAGGAAAAACTGCTTCGGGCGATATTTGGTGACAAAGCGGGAGACGTTAAGGACGCCTCCTTAAAAGCTTCACCATCGCTAAGGGGAGTAGTAATAGACAAGAAATTGTTTTCCAGGTCGATCAAAGATAAACGCAAGCGTTCTGAAGACAAGGAAGCGATCAACGCTCTTGAACTGGAATACGAAGTAAAATTCCAGGAGCTGAAAGACGTACTGGTTGAAAAACTTTTCAAGATGATCAACGGAAAAACCTCTCAGGGGGTTGCCAATGATCTGGGTGAAGAAGTACTGCCTAAGGGTAAGAAATACACCATGAAAATGTTGAACGCAGTAGACGATTTTGCTCACCTTGTAAGCGGAAGCTGGACAACAGACAAGGCCACCAATGCCATGGTAGCAGACCTGTTGCACAATTACAAGATCAAGTTGAACGACCTTCAGGGGAACCTCAGAAGAGATAAGTTTACCATCTCAGTAGGGGATGAACTTCCTGCCGGAATTATGAAACTGGCTAAGGTGTACATCGCCAAGAAGAGGAAACTGAAAGTTGGAGATAAAATGGCAGGACGTCACGGGAACAAGGGTATTGTTGCGCGGATAGTGCGACAGGAAGATATGCCTTTCCTGGAAGACGGGACTCCGGTAGACATCGTATTGAACCCATTAGGGGTTCCTTCGCGGATGAACATCGGGCAGATCTATGAAACCGTTCTCGGTTGGGCAGGCCAGAAATTGGATAAGAAATTTGCTACTCCAATTTTCGACGGGGCTACCATTGAAGAGATCGATAATTTGACCGAAGAAGCAGGAGTGCCACAATTTGGACATACCTATCTCTACGACGGGGGTACAGGTGAACGATTCGATCAGGCGGCCACTGTGGGAGTGATCTACATGTTGAAATTAGGCCATATGGTTGATGACAAGATGCACGCCCGTTCTATAGGACCTTATTCTTTGATTACGCAGCAACCATTGGGAGGAAAAGCCCAGTTCGGTGGACAGCGTTTTGGAGAGATGGAAGTATGGGCCTTGCAGGCATACGGTGCATCGGCAACCTTACGAGAAATCCTCACGGTGAAGTCGGATGACGTAATCGGAAGGGCAAAGACTTACGAGTCTATCGTTAAGGGCGAGACCATGCCGGAACCTGGATTACCAGAATCTTTTAACGTATTGATGCACGAACTTAAAGGTTTGGGCCTCGATATCAGATTGGAAGAATAA
- the rplL gene encoding 50S ribosomal protein L7/L12, whose translation MADLKDFAEQLVNLTVKEVNELADILKEEYGIEPAAAAVAVAGGAAGGGEAEAAEEKTEFDVVLTAAGGSKLAVVKLVKELTGLGLKDAKDIVDSAPKAVKEGVSKDEAEGIKKSLEEAGAEVELK comes from the coding sequence GTTAATCTCACTGTAAAAGAAGTGAATGAATTAGCTGATATCCTAAAAGAAGAGTATGGCATTGAGCCCGCTGCTGCAGCTGTTGCTGTTGCTGGTGGTGCTGCCGGAGGTGGAGAAGCTGAAGCCGCTGAAGAGAAAACAGAATTTGATGTTGTTCTTACAGCTGCAGGTGGATCTAAACTCGCCGTAGTTAAATTGGTGAAAGAATTGACAGGTCTTGGGTTGAAAGACGCTAAGGACATTGTTGACAGTGCACCAAAAGCCGTTAAAGAAGGCGTGTCTAAGGACGAAGCTGAAGGCATCAAAAAATCTTTGGAAGAAGCAGGAGCAGAAGTTGAGCTTAAATAA